In Phaseolus vulgaris cultivar G19833 chromosome 7, P. vulgaris v2.0, whole genome shotgun sequence, the genomic stretch gtgcgaccatctggggctgccagcgtcagtggacgtctttctcttcctctttgaagccaaacacccaggagatcgcctgtgggtgagtcttaacgggattgctgggaggtcaatcctttctatcttccagcaatcttacaaagactagaagggcaagtttgtccaggtgcgcccaaacgacaaggacgcctcactgctcgacggcttccccttgtattgggtaaacaaggggagcaaagagtccaagggaagcttcaggaggccaagaagtcctgacagcatgggtgctttggacagGGATCTGTGCTTCTTTTGGAAaagcgtggcagacgccaataTCACCTTTCTCACCACTacgctcatctccttcgagttcttcgaagatcaactcgaagttcgcataggttagagctCGCCTCAGTATCTAAGTCATTACACTTGTCGTTACTTctgctaactgtttctgggcgtcttgtgtgttgtgcacaagactttggttttattttctgcaccacttatctgctttTGCTGCATATGTGACTTATGTGTTTACCTTcctctctgaactaacccatgtatctttgcattatgcagatcgtatgttgggccagggaaaattagctgaactgagggcgctcgcccgagcccacgggttggcatcgggttcccagaccatgccaaactcagtggtggagatcgccgccgcacaaggcagatcgccacccaaaggcctaACTCCTcccgaggcccagcccgccaatcagcgcaaaaagctcgtcctcaggaaaccaaagaggaaaacccctcaagtggttcatgaggacgaaggagaagacgatgaggcgactgaagatggcctcatcaccaagaggaagagggtggcgccttcttcaccatctgctccacctcctcctccaacatcaacaccaccttccacacccgctccgcctccaacactgcttcctccaccagctcccaccTTGCCAGTCCGAGCGGTTCCTCTGGCATCCgcacttcctgtggttgaggccacCGAAgctaacttcatggagaaccccccgagcgcctccacgccctatgtatcagctggagggggtcctccttcaaacacCTCAACCGCAAATGTTGCATCAGTCGGggatgagggtgctcacaactcaCCTATCAtcatcactgaatccccgacgtcgccaccacgccaagaagcgctCATTccacaaccaactcaagaaggtggcggcgagaaccaacaacaagcccccccggtgcctccacaagcaaacctctctcttgaggtcaaaagggtgtgggagcccttctcagcaaaactgaagatgatggcggaggatttcccctccatcatatccaaagctgtggagagttccaccaagaagctccaagatgacATCTTCACACTCCGAGCGGAGAATCGCAGCATAAGGATCGAGGCagagaggttatcctgcaacCTAACACTCGCCGAAATCGaccactcccgagtagaagatgccatgagcaccgagctccgggtggcacgcaaggaggccaccgatctacgacataaggtgcagcttttggctcaagagaagatcgagctggagagcaagctggtaccCTATCGcatcaaagtggctgacctggaggagttgatcaaagcagacgccgccaaggtaaagaacctcgagaaaaggtcagccgatcgggaggtcttcttggggaaggtggagaaggagagagacgacaccgtGGCCAAGCTCGCTGAAGCCAATGAAGAGAACGGGAagatcgccgcagagctggcccaggtgcaggcagaatccaagaaggttgctgaagaccttcttcaagctcgggaaacaattgaagaacttaagaaacaagctgaagagctgaagcagcagaacgaggggctaaagagacagatcgaagaacttgagctgagctctgcccagattcttgctgctggattcgaggccgcccgggaacagttcgcctgcctgtaccccgacttggatcttaccatggtgtctctcaacaatgaggtggtggacgggaaggttgttccttctgaagattgattgcttccctccatccacgatTCTTATGCTTTCTCCTTATACATAATTGTAATAGACTTTCCCTTTTTTATGTATATGTACCTTGAACTGATCGCACTTTATTACAAAGCTTTTGTACTTCTACTTATAACTTCTCTGTCTGCTTTATCCCCCCTTGTATAATTTTACTTTCacagaaattaacttagtaatttCGTAAGCGCAAatgtatacttaactgcttcgaaccgccgactttcgaacaataacactctaacaacttgtaatttcaaggtaatgaaccttagcgtaaaatcgctcttcaaataacgaacttcaactcaactaatggctcAAGACACAACTCAcccgatctgccttatcaaaacgggtcttgactttctcgccattgtttgcatttttttctagtcgccaaagactcttggcgatatcagcttcctcctggcttcacaacttggccattgttcctttatctggg encodes the following:
- the LOC137828417 gene encoding protein CROWDED NUCLEI 1-like, encoding MLGQGKLAELRALARAHGLASGSQTMPNSVVEIAAAQGRSPPKGLTPPEAQPANQRKKLVLRKPKRKTPQVVHEDEGEDDEATEDGLITKRKRVAPSSPSAPPPPPTSTPPSTPAPPPTLLPPPAPTLPVRAVPLASALPVVEATEANFMENPPSASTPYVSAGGGPPSNTSTANVASVGDEGAHNSPIIITESPTSPPRQEALIPQPTQEGGGENQQQAPPVPPQANLSLEVKRVWEPFSAKLKMMAEDFPSIISKAVESSTKKLQDDIFTLRAENRSIRIEAERLSCNLTLAEIDHSRVEDAMSTELRVARKEATDLRHKVQLLAQEKIELESKLVPYRIKVADLEELIKADAAKVKNLEKRSADREVFLGKVEKERDDTVAKLAEANEENGKIAAELAQVQAESKKVAEDLLQARETIEELKKQAEELKQQNEGLKRQIEELELSSAQILAAGFEAAREQFACLYPDLDLTMVSLNNEVVDGKVVPSED